The proteins below are encoded in one region of Chromatiales bacterium:
- the nuoI gene encoding NADH-quinone oxidoreductase subunit NuoI: protein MKAVRNFFKSFLLLELLKGMGVTGRHLFATKITVQYPEEKTPQSPRFRGLHALRRYANGEERCIACKLCEAVCPALAISIESEERPDGTRRTTRYDIDLFKCIFCGFCEEACPVDSIVETRVFEYHFENRGEQIMTKEKLLAVGDKYEAQIAADRAADAPYR, encoded by the coding sequence ATGAAGGCCGTACGCAATTTCTTCAAGAGCTTCCTGCTGCTCGAACTGCTCAAGGGCATGGGAGTGACCGGGCGTCACCTGTTCGCCACCAAGATCACGGTGCAGTATCCGGAGGAAAAGACTCCGCAGTCGCCGCGTTTCCGCGGTCTGCACGCCCTGCGTCGCTACGCCAACGGCGAGGAACGCTGCATTGCCTGCAAGCTGTGTGAAGCGGTATGTCCGGCGCTGGCGATCTCCATCGAGTCGGAAGAGCGTCCGGATGGCACGCGCCGCACCACGCGTTACGACATCGACCTGTTCAAGTGCATCTTCTGCGGTTTCTGCGAAGAGGCCTGTCCGGTGGATTCCATCGTCGAGACACGCGTCTTCGAATACCACTTCGAGAACCGCGGCGAGCAGATCATGACCAAGGAAAAGCTCCTGGCCGTGGGCGACAAGTACGAAGCGCAGATTGCTGCTGATCGCGCGGCGGACGCGCCCTACCGTTAA
- the nuoK gene encoding NADH-quinone oxidoreductase subunit NuoK, producing the protein MIPLSHYLILGGVLFSLSVAGIFLNRKNVIVLLMSIELMLLAVNFNFIAFSHFNGDLAGQVFVFFILTVAAAEAAIGLAILVVLFRNRQTINVRDLDELKG; encoded by the coding sequence ATGATTCCATTGTCGCATTATCTGATCCTGGGGGGCGTACTGTTCTCCCTGAGCGTCGCCGGCATCTTCCTCAACCGGAAGAATGTCATCGTGCTGCTCATGTCCATCGAGCTGATGCTGCTCGCGGTCAATTTCAATTTCATCGCGTTCTCGCATTTCAACGGTGATCTGGCCGGTCAGGTGTTCGTGTTCTTCATCCTGACCGTGGCTGCAGCCGAGGCCGCCATCGGTCTGGCCATCCTGGTGGTGCTGTTCCGCAACCGCCAGACCATCAACGTGCGCGATCTCGACGAGCTGAAAGGGTAG
- the nuoH gene encoding NADH-quinone oxidoreductase subunit NuoH → MIETALEMWNGLPVWMQIMTKITMILVPILIAVAYLTFAERKIIGFMQVRIGPNRVGPRGWLQPIADALKLLVKEIIVPTNANRYLFFIAPILTLAPALAAWAVIPFDDGMVLADINAGLLYILALTSVGVYGVIIAGWASNSKYALLGALRSAAQIVAYEIAMGFALVGVLMASGSLNLGDIVDAQQGSWTSGWFLWPLIGLFLVYFISGVAETNRAPFDVAEGESEIVAGFHVEYSGMAFALFFLGEYANMILISALTAILFMGGWLSPFTPAWGEVAYIGWLLGDGIHWFILKTAFFLFCFLWFRATFPRYRYDQIMRLGWKVLIPVTIVWLFGEMLAIALGWEPWLA, encoded by the coding sequence ATGATTGAGACCGCTCTCGAAATGTGGAATGGCCTGCCGGTGTGGATGCAGATCATGACCAAGATCACCATGATCCTGGTCCCGATCCTGATCGCCGTGGCCTACCTGACCTTTGCCGAGCGCAAGATCATCGGCTTCATGCAGGTGCGCATCGGGCCCAACCGCGTCGGTCCGCGTGGCTGGCTGCAGCCCATCGCCGATGCGCTCAAGCTGCTGGTCAAGGAGATCATCGTCCCGACCAATGCCAACCGTTACCTGTTCTTCATTGCGCCGATCCTGACCCTGGCACCGGCGCTGGCGGCCTGGGCCGTGATCCCCTTCGATGACGGCATGGTGCTGGCCGATATCAACGCCGGCCTGCTGTACATCCTGGCGCTGACCTCGGTGGGCGTGTACGGCGTCATCATTGCCGGCTGGGCCTCCAACTCGAAGTACGCGTTGCTGGGGGCGCTGCGCTCCGCCGCACAGATCGTCGCCTACGAGATCGCCATGGGCTTCGCCCTGGTGGGCGTGCTGATGGCCTCGGGCAGCCTCAACCTGGGCGACATCGTCGATGCACAGCAGGGCAGCTGGACCTCGGGCTGGTTCCTGTGGCCCCTGATCGGCCTGTTCCTGGTCTACTTCATCTCAGGTGTGGCCGAGACCAACCGCGCACCCTTCGACGTGGCCGAGGGCGAGTCCGAGATCGTGGCCGGTTTCCACGTCGAATATTCCGGCATGGCCTTCGCCCTGTTCTTCCTGGGCGAATACGCGAACATGATCCTGATCTCGGCGCTGACCGCGATCCTGTTCATGGGTGGCTGGCTGTCGCCGTTCACCCCGGCCTGGGGCGAGGTCGCCTATATCGGCTGGCTGCTCGGGGATGGCATCCACTGGTTCATCCTCAAGACCGCTTTCTTCCTGTTCTGCTTCCTGTGGTTCCGTGCCACGTTCCCGCGTTATCGCTATGACCAGATCATGCGCCTGGGCTGGAAGGTGCTGATCCCGGTCACCATCGTCTGGCTGTTCGGCGAGATGCTGGCGATCGCGTTGGGCTGGGAACCGTGGCTGGCGTAA
- a CDS encoding NADH-quinone oxidoreductase subunit J, with product MTFEQIVFYFFAAIMVFSSLRMITVRNPVHAALFLVLTFFTAAALWLLMEAEFLGIVLVLVYVGAVMVLFLFVVMMLDINIARMREGFIQFLPVGVVVAVLMVVEIILVVSAKPFQVPAPERAPADYANTEELGMVLYTEYVYPFELAAVILLVAIVAAIALTMRRRPETKYQDPGRQVKVNRNDRVRLVKMKAEKK from the coding sequence ATGACCTTCGAACAGATCGTTTTCTATTTCTTCGCCGCGATCATGGTGTTTTCCAGCTTGCGGATGATCACCGTGCGCAACCCGGTGCATGCGGCGCTGTTCCTGGTGCTGACCTTTTTCACCGCTGCCGCCCTGTGGCTGCTGATGGAGGCCGAGTTCCTCGGTATCGTGCTGGTGCTGGTCTACGTGGGGGCGGTGATGGTGCTGTTCCTCTTCGTGGTGATGATGCTCGACATCAACATCGCTCGCATGCGTGAGGGCTTCATCCAGTTCCTGCCGGTGGGTGTCGTGGTGGCAGTCCTGATGGTGGTCGAGATCATCCTGGTGGTGAGCGCCAAGCCCTTCCAGGTGCCGGCACCCGAGCGTGCCCCGGCCGATTATGCGAACACCGAGGAACTGGGCATGGTGCTCTACACCGAGTACGTGTACCCGTTCGAACTGGCCGCGGTGATCCTGCTGGTGGCGATCGTCGCCGCCATCGCGCTGACCATGCGCCGCCGGCCGGAGACCAAGTATCAGGATCCGGGCCGCCAGGTGAAGGTCAATCGCAATGACCGCGTGCGCCTGGTGAAGATGAAGGCCGAGAAGAAATAA